The following proteins come from a genomic window of Malus domestica chromosome 02, GDT2T_hap1:
- the LOC103431579 gene encoding L-ascorbate oxidase homolog: MRPTTFVHFFVGIFVCLSSFCIINAEDPYLYYTWTVTYGTISPLGVPQQGILINGQFPGPNIEAVTNDNIIVDVINMLDEPFLITWNGIQQRKTTWQDGVLGTQCPIPPNTNWTYKFQTKDQIGTYSYFPSTKLHRAAGGFGGFNVANRSVIPVPYPIPDGEFTLLVGDWYKTGHKELQQILDSGKNLPLPDGLLINGLPENTVFTGEKGKTYKFKVSNVGIETSINFRIQNHTMTLVEVEGANTLQEVYESLDIHPGQSVAVLVTLYGSVKDYYVVASTRFTKPVLTTTGYLRYAGSNTPASKPLPIGPTYEIHWSMKQARTIRLNLTANAARPNPQGSFHYGTIPVVRRLLLANTATKIDGMLRYAVNNVSYVDPETPLKLADWFNISGVFNLNTIQDTPTPGPAVYGASVIGTALHDFVEIVFQNTEPKLQSWHLDGYSAYVVGYGSAAKWTLNMTRRYNLDDAVPRHTVQVYPLGWTAVLVSLDNKGMWNLRSAIWSKRYLGQQLYIRVWNNEHSVYTENDMPLNALLCGKAKQQ, from the exons ATGAGGCCAACCACTTTCGTGCATTTTTTCGTCGGAATTTTTGTTTGCTTGAGTTCTTTCTGCATCATTAACGCAGAAGATCCATATTTGTATTATACATGGACTGTAACATATGGAACCATTTCTCCGTTGGGTGTTCCTCAACAG GGTATCCTTATTAATGGTCAATTTCCTGGGCCAAATATTGAAGCTGTGACAAATGACAACATAATCGTGGACGTGATTAACATGTTGGATGAGCCTTTCCTCATTACATG GAACGGAATCCAACAGCGAAAAACCACGTGGCAAGACGGAGTGCTTGGAACCCAATGCCCGATTCCTCCAAACACGAACTGGACATACAAGTTTCAAACGAAAGATCAGATTGGAACCTACTCCTACTTCCCTTCAACTAAACTGCACAGAGCTGCTGGAGGTTTTGGGGGTTTCAATGTTGCAAATAGGTCGGTCATTCCAGTGCCGTATCCTATTCCGGACGGAGAGTTTACCCTGCTTGTTGGTGACTGGTACAAGACTGGCCACAAG GAATTACAGCAAATATTGGACTCTGGCAAAAATCTTCCACTTCCTGATGGTCTTCTTATCAACGGGCTTCCTGAAAATACAGTCTTTACTGGCGAAAAGG GAAAGACCTACAAGTTCAAGGTTTCAAATGTGGGCATAGAAACTTCAATTAACTTCAGGATTCAGAACCATACAATGACACTCGTTGAAGTTGAAGGAGCTAATACCTTGCAAGAGGTGTATGAATCACTTGACATTCATCCAGGTCAATCCGTGGCTGTTTTGGTCACGCTATACGGTTCAGTCAAGGACTATTACGTCGTTGCCTCCACCCGATTCACAAAGCCGGTCCTCACGACCACTGGATATCTCCGCTACGCTGGTTCTAACACCCCTGCTTCAAAACCATTGCCAATTGGTCCAACCTATGAGATTCACTGGTCTATGAAGCAAGCCAGGACAATCAG ATTAAATTTGACGGCAAATGCAGCCAGGCCTAACCCACAGGGCTCATTCCATTATGGAACTATTCCAGTTGTCAGGAGACTACTTTTGGCCAATACTGCTACTAAGATTGATGGAATGCTTCGATATGCCGTAAACAACGTCTCCTATGTTGATCCGGAGACCCCATTGAAGCTCGCTGATTGGTTTAACATCTCCGGCGTGTTTAACCTCAACACGATACAGGACACACCGACTCCAGGCCCTGCAGTATATGGCGCCTCTGTCATAGGAACTGCCCTTCATGATTTCGTGGAAATTGTCTTCCAGAACACCGAGCCTAAACTTCAATCTTGGCACCTGGATGGATACAGCGCCTATGTTGTTGG ATATGGCTCTGCTGCTAAATGGACACTAAATATGACGAGACGTTACAATTTGGACGATGCTGTACCGAGACACACAGTTCAG GTATATCCACTTGGTTGGACTGCTGTGCTAGTCTCTTTGGACAACAAGGGTATGTGGAATTTAAGATCTGCAATCTGGTCTAAGAGGTATTTGGGGCAGCAATTATACATCAGAGTTTGGAACAATGAACACAGCGTTTATACTGAGAACGATATGCCTTTGAACGCTTTGCTTTGTGGCAAGGCCAAGCAGCAGTGA